The following are encoded in a window of Amycolatopsis solani genomic DNA:
- a CDS encoding carbon-nitrogen hydrolase family protein: protein MSRPLPIALVQAPPRPAGDSGFAGEVEDVLRRFPDSRLVAFPELHLCGVDGEGDDRTAQLRATAEPLHGQRTQELAELAGDLGIWLAPGTVCEKGDHGELFNTALVLSPRGELAGWYRKVFPWRPHEPYDPGDRFVVADLADAGRVGFSICYDAWFPEVTRHLAWMGAELVLNPVQTTTPDRAQELVLARANAIVNQVFVASVNTAGPVGMGDSLLVGPEGDILGALPGNDHGVLAHTIDLDEVARVRREGTAGTNRMWAQFTPDDAPLSLPLYQGRIEPDRWRPREGDDR, encoded by the coding sequence ATGTCGCGACCACTGCCGATCGCCCTGGTGCAGGCGCCGCCTCGGCCGGCCGGGGACTCCGGGTTCGCCGGCGAGGTCGAGGACGTCCTTCGCCGTTTTCCGGACAGCCGACTGGTCGCCTTCCCCGAGCTGCACCTCTGCGGCGTCGACGGCGAAGGTGACGACCGCACCGCTCAGCTGCGGGCCACCGCCGAGCCGCTGCACGGGCAACGGACGCAAGAGCTCGCCGAACTGGCCGGTGACCTGGGGATCTGGCTCGCCCCCGGCACTGTTTGCGAAAAAGGTGACCACGGCGAGCTCTTCAACACCGCCTTGGTTCTCTCCCCGCGGGGTGAGCTGGCCGGCTGGTACCGCAAGGTCTTCCCGTGGCGGCCGCACGAGCCGTACGACCCCGGTGACCGGTTCGTCGTCGCCGATCTGGCCGATGCCGGACGCGTCGGGTTCTCCATCTGCTACGACGCCTGGTTCCCCGAAGTGACCCGGCACCTCGCCTGGATGGGCGCTGAACTCGTGCTCAACCCCGTGCAGACGACGACGCCGGACCGCGCGCAGGAGCTCGTGCTGGCCCGGGCGAACGCCATCGTCAACCAGGTCTTCGTCGCCAGCGTGAACACCGCCGGACCCGTCGGGATGGGTGACAGCCTGCTCGTCGGCCCCGAGGGGGACATCCTCGGCGCGTTGCCGGGAAACGACCACGGCGTCCTCGCCCACACGATCGACCTCGACGAAGTGGCCCGCGTGCGCCGTGAGGGCACCGCGGGCACCAACCGCATGTGGGCTCAGTTCACCCCGGACGACGCGCCCCTCAGCCTGCCGCTCTACCAGGGCCGGATCGAGCCGGACCGCTGGCGCCCACGAGAAGGAGACGACCGATGA
- a CDS encoding nucleoside hydrolase, which yields MGTKLIIDTDPGVDDALAIALAALSPDVDLLGVTSVFGNVPLERTTSNARRLLELFGRADVPVAAGSARPLVYSKPRDAKEVHGGDGLSGHSYTLPEASRPLDERDAVRLMLDLLDAADEPVTIAPIGPLTNITALLAAHPGAAAKIARLVIMGGGVTFGNSTTAAEFNIWSDPESARRVLVEEDVPVVLVPLDLTHRCAVDGEWLAKLAASGPVGATLEGLTSTYRQHYTRVFGEDRMVMHDAVAVAEAISPGILRTETYRVDVDCGLGPARGQTLVDRRRLGEDDPQFSPGRPIEVAVDTDLDGLRGFVLDRLTGAAR from the coding sequence ATGGGCACGAAGCTGATCATCGACACCGACCCGGGGGTCGACGACGCGCTGGCGATCGCGCTGGCGGCGCTGTCCCCGGACGTCGACCTGCTGGGCGTGACGTCGGTGTTCGGCAACGTACCCCTGGAGCGCACGACTTCGAACGCGCGCCGGCTGCTGGAGCTGTTCGGCCGCGCGGACGTGCCCGTGGCCGCCGGGTCGGCGCGCCCGCTGGTGTACTCCAAGCCGCGCGACGCGAAGGAGGTCCACGGCGGCGACGGCCTGTCGGGCCACTCCTACACGCTGCCCGAAGCGAGCCGCCCGCTCGACGAACGTGACGCCGTCCGGCTCATGCTCGACCTGCTCGATGCCGCGGACGAGCCGGTGACCATCGCCCCGATCGGCCCGCTGACGAACATCACCGCCCTGCTCGCGGCCCACCCGGGCGCGGCGGCGAAGATCGCTCGGCTGGTGATCATGGGTGGCGGAGTGACCTTCGGCAACAGCACGACCGCCGCCGAGTTCAACATCTGGAGCGACCCCGAATCGGCGCGGCGGGTGCTGGTCGAGGAGGACGTCCCGGTGGTGCTGGTCCCGCTCGACCTGACCCACCGCTGTGCCGTCGACGGCGAATGGCTGGCGAAGCTCGCGGCCTCGGGCCCGGTCGGCGCCACCCTCGAAGGCCTCACCTCCACCTACCGGCAGCACTACACGCGCGTGTTCGGCGAAGACCGGATGGTCATGCACGACGCCGTCGCGGTCGCGGAGGCGATTTCGCCGGGCATCCTGCGGACCGAGACCTACCGCGTCGACGTCGACTGCGGGCTGGGCCCGGCGCGCGGGCAGACCCTGGTCGACCGGCGGCGGCTCGGCGAAGACGATCCGCAGTTCTCCCCCGGCCGCCCGATCGAGGTCGCGGTGGACACCGACCTCGACGGCCTGCGCGGCTTCGTCCTCGATCGGCTGACCGGGGCCGCGCGGTGA
- the ilvA gene encoding threonine ammonia-lyase IlvA: MHDIDTVTAATIETAAERLAGVVTRTPLEPSARLSSRVDAQVWVKREDLQTVRSYKIRGAYNFIVQLDEATRALGVVCASAGNHAQGVAYACRRLGANGRVYVPGTTPRQKRERIATLGGAHIEVIVVGETYEDAFAAANEDAQRTGATLVPAFDDVRTVAGQGTVASEVIEQLGFVPDVVVVPVGGGGLLAGVGSWLRERHPDVRVVGVEPAGAACMAAALSAGHPVRLPELDTFVDGAAVREAGAVTYPLIRDSGAELTAVAEGAICTEMLAMYQSDGIIAEPAGALAAASLGSVVQVEPGQTVVVVVSGGNNDVSRYSEILERSLMHEGLKHYFLVGFPQEPGALRRFLEQVLGPEDDITRFEYVKRTNREMGPALVGVEIARPSDLPGLLVRMAASPLQVERIEPGSPLFHFLL, from the coding sequence GTGCACGACATCGACACGGTGACCGCGGCGACCATCGAAACGGCCGCCGAGCGGCTGGCCGGGGTGGTGACCCGGACGCCGCTGGAGCCCAGCGCGCGGCTGTCGTCCCGGGTGGACGCCCAGGTCTGGGTGAAGCGCGAAGACCTGCAGACCGTCCGGTCGTACAAGATCCGCGGCGCCTACAACTTCATCGTCCAGCTCGACGAAGCCACCCGCGCCCTCGGGGTCGTCTGCGCCAGCGCGGGCAACCACGCCCAGGGCGTCGCGTACGCGTGCCGGCGGCTCGGCGCGAACGGCCGCGTGTACGTCCCGGGCACCACGCCGCGGCAGAAGCGCGAGCGCATCGCGACGCTCGGCGGTGCGCACATCGAGGTCATCGTCGTCGGCGAAACGTACGAAGACGCCTTCGCCGCGGCCAACGAGGACGCCCAGCGCACGGGCGCGACGCTGGTACCGGCGTTCGACGACGTCCGCACGGTCGCCGGCCAGGGCACGGTCGCGTCCGAGGTGATCGAGCAGCTCGGCTTCGTCCCCGACGTCGTGGTCGTCCCGGTCGGCGGCGGCGGGCTGCTCGCCGGCGTCGGCAGCTGGCTGCGCGAACGGCACCCGGACGTCCGGGTCGTCGGCGTCGAGCCCGCGGGCGCGGCGTGCATGGCGGCGGCGCTGTCCGCCGGCCACCCGGTCCGGCTGCCGGAGCTCGACACGTTCGTCGACGGCGCCGCGGTGCGCGAAGCCGGCGCGGTCACTTACCCGCTGATCCGCGACAGCGGTGCCGAGCTGACCGCGGTCGCCGAGGGCGCGATCTGCACCGAGATGCTCGCGATGTACCAGTCCGACGGCATCATCGCCGAGCCCGCAGGCGCGCTGGCCGCGGCTTCGCTCGGGTCCGTGGTCCAGGTCGAGCCGGGCCAGACGGTCGTCGTCGTGGTCTCCGGCGGCAACAACGACGTCAGCCGCTACAGCGAGATCCTCGAACGCTCGCTGATGCACGAAGGGCTGAAGCACTACTTCCTGGTCGGCTTCCCGCAGGAGCCGGGCGCGCTGCGGCGGTTCCTCGAGCAGGTGCTCGGCCCCGAGGACGACATCACGCGCTTCGAGTACGTCAAGCGCACGAACCGCGAGATGGGCCCGGCGCTGGTCGGTGTCGAGATCGCGCGGCCGTCCGACCTGCCCGGACTGCTGGTGCGGATGGCCGCGAGCCCGCTGCAGGTGGAGCGGATCGAGCCGGGCAGCCCCCTGTTCCACTTCCTGCTCTGA
- a CDS encoding FadR/GntR family transcriptional regulator: MATADLSAPALTGIRRLSALDTVRARIALAVELGLMKPGERLPPNGEIARALGVAEITVRRALESLAEDGLIERRRGRAGGTLVAEHPPASRVSEVGAYRESAGEVRELIDHRLVLESGLVQFVAKRPPDLVRLRALVARMDTVPDWAEFHELDAEFHRTVAVPAPPAAVAQYETVLAELYRFYLPYPMEKLRESNREHASLVKALAAGDPNAAARVTRKHVGGLHRTMFVGLG, encoded by the coding sequence ATGGCGACGGCAGACCTGAGCGCCCCCGCGCTGACCGGAATCCGGCGGCTGTCCGCACTCGACACCGTCCGCGCCCGGATCGCCCTCGCCGTGGAGCTCGGGCTGATGAAGCCGGGGGAGAGGTTGCCACCGAACGGCGAAATCGCGCGCGCCCTCGGCGTCGCGGAGATCACGGTGCGAAGGGCCCTGGAGTCCCTGGCCGAAGACGGCCTGATCGAACGCCGCCGCGGCCGCGCGGGCGGAACGCTGGTCGCCGAGCACCCACCGGCGTCACGGGTGAGCGAGGTCGGCGCCTACCGCGAGTCGGCGGGCGAGGTCCGCGAGCTGATCGACCACCGCCTGGTGCTGGAATCGGGTCTGGTCCAATTCGTGGCGAAACGGCCCCCGGACCTCGTGCGCCTCCGGGCCTTGGTCGCCCGGATGGACACGGTGCCGGACTGGGCGGAGTTCCACGAGCTCGACGCGGAGTTCCACCGGACGGTGGCCGTCCCCGCCCCACCGGCGGCGGTCGCCCAGTACGAGACGGTGCTGGCGGAGCTGTACCGGTTTTACCTGCCGTACCCGATGGAGAAGCTGCGCGAGTCGAACCGGGAGCACGCGAGCCTGGTGAAGGCCTTGGCGGCCGGCGACCCGAACGCGGCGGCGCGAGTGACGCGAAAGCACGTGGGCGGCCTCCACCGCACGATGTTCGTCGGCCTTGGCTGA
- a CDS encoding alpha/beta fold hydrolase, whose amino-acid sequence MSITRFAVPLLAAAALLPAAPAVAAAGEVEWQLCATVAKGWDAGDRRTECALVPVPLDYADPGGPKIDIAVSRIRAGGVRTGAVLLNPGGPGQSGLDMPRSIADSHAGGIGVHHDLVGFDPRGVGYSADVPCPVDVQEPDPGVPDKEKARKAAERAARANWRCVAAHRDFVRNLTTPTIARDLDRIRVALGEDKIGYYGVSWGTALGAQYRTLFDEHVDKMLLDSVMPPDLNVTAMDDGQATAGENTFHDFASWIARYDTIYRFGTTEPDVAKALLDLRAELTAHPRGDVNGATVNGMLANPRREWAGLARQLAGIRDGGTTSPESAKQPGQLGWDGEPHAFNHFQQTALLCNESPSPRDFETVWQHRLDRMKRLPVAGGYGLYEQLCVGWPLPARPWALTAGKSPLQLVGHTFEPVTPIGWALAMRQRIGGELMTIEDDVHGSLSSLTCANAVVTFFDTGRTTSASCAGAPIPTP is encoded by the coding sequence ATGTCGATCACCCGGTTCGCCGTCCCGCTGCTCGCCGCCGCGGCGCTGCTGCCCGCCGCGCCCGCCGTCGCCGCCGCCGGTGAGGTCGAGTGGCAGCTCTGCGCCACCGTCGCGAAGGGCTGGGATGCCGGGGACCGGCGCACCGAATGCGCGCTCGTTCCCGTCCCGCTCGACTACGCCGACCCGGGTGGTCCGAAAATCGACATCGCCGTCAGCCGGATCCGGGCCGGTGGGGTGCGGACCGGTGCCGTGCTGCTGAACCCCGGCGGGCCCGGGCAGTCCGGCCTCGACATGCCCCGCAGCATCGCCGACAGCCACGCCGGTGGGATCGGCGTCCACCACGATCTCGTCGGGTTCGATCCCCGCGGGGTCGGCTACAGCGCCGACGTCCCGTGTCCCGTCGACGTCCAGGAGCCGGACCCGGGCGTTCCAGACAAGGAGAAAGCCCGCAAGGCCGCCGAGCGGGCGGCCCGGGCCAACTGGCGCTGCGTCGCCGCCCATCGCGATTTCGTCCGGAATCTGACCACGCCGACCATCGCTCGTGATCTCGACCGGATTCGCGTCGCGCTCGGTGAGGACAAGATCGGCTACTACGGCGTCTCGTGGGGCACCGCGCTCGGCGCGCAGTACCGGACGCTCTTCGACGAGCACGTCGACAAGATGCTGCTCGACTCCGTCATGCCGCCGGACCTGAACGTCACCGCGATGGACGACGGCCAGGCGACCGCGGGCGAGAACACCTTCCACGACTTCGCCTCGTGGATCGCCAGGTACGACACCATTTACCGTTTTGGGACCACGGAGCCGGACGTCGCGAAAGCCCTGCTCGACCTGCGGGCCGAACTGACTGCTCACCCGCGCGGCGACGTGAACGGCGCGACCGTCAACGGCATGCTCGCCAACCCGCGCCGCGAATGGGCGGGTCTGGCCCGGCAGCTCGCCGGGATTCGCGACGGCGGTACGACTTCACCCGAAAGTGCGAAGCAACCCGGGCAGCTCGGCTGGGACGGCGAACCGCACGCGTTCAACCACTTCCAGCAGACCGCTCTGCTCTGCAACGAGTCGCCGAGCCCGCGGGACTTCGAGACCGTCTGGCAGCACCGGCTCGACCGGATGAAGCGGCTGCCGGTCGCGGGCGGCTACGGCCTCTACGAACAGCTCTGCGTCGGCTGGCCCCTGCCCGCGCGGCCGTGGGCGCTCACCGCCGGCAAGAGCCCGCTGCAGCTCGTCGGCCACACCTTCGAACCCGTCACGCCGATCGGCTGGGCGCTCGCGATGCGGCAGCGGATCGGCGGCGAACTCATGACGATCGAGGACGACGTCCATGGCTCGCTGTCGTCGCTGACCTGCGCGAACGCCGTTGTCACTTTTTTCGACACGGGCCGGACGACGTCGGCGTCGTGCGCCGGGGCGCCGATCCCGACGCCGTGA
- a CDS encoding APC family permease — MTTTAAAPAALQRRLGLPGVVLFGLAYMAPLIVLGTFGIVATTTEGTVPSAYLLALVAMLFTAASYGKMAATHPVAGSAYTYVRKSVDARAGFLVGWAVLLDYFFLPMVIWLIGGAYLSAEFPAVPHWIWLITFIALTTTLNVLGIKIAEKANFVLMAFQLLVIGFFVVFSVKQVLHVGGSLASTQPFFHPGSTLGTISGGAALATYSFLGFDAVTTLTEETTEPRKTIPRAILLTALIGGGIFIVLAYFTQLAHPGSAFADESSAAFEIATTIGGNLFASFFLAGLVVAQFASGIAAQASASRLMFAMGRDGVLPRVFGKLQPRFATPVFGIVLTGLVGLVALSLDVSTSTSFINFGAFTAFTFVNVSVLATWLRDRAGKRVLTWVVFPVIGAVVDLWLLVNLDGIALVFGLVWLAIGIVVLAAITRGFRRPPPEMTFEE, encoded by the coding sequence ATGACCACCACGGCCGCGGCCCCGGCCGCGCTGCAGCGCCGGCTCGGGCTGCCCGGCGTCGTCCTGTTCGGGCTCGCCTACATGGCGCCGCTGATCGTGCTCGGCACCTTCGGGATCGTCGCGACGACGACCGAGGGCACCGTCCCTTCCGCGTACCTGCTGGCGCTGGTCGCCATGCTGTTCACGGCCGCGAGCTACGGGAAGATGGCCGCCACGCACCCGGTCGCCGGGTCCGCCTACACCTATGTCCGGAAATCGGTCGACGCGCGCGCCGGGTTCCTCGTCGGGTGGGCGGTGCTGCTCGACTACTTCTTCCTGCCGATGGTGATCTGGCTGATCGGCGGCGCCTACCTCTCGGCCGAGTTCCCCGCGGTGCCCCATTGGATCTGGTTGATCACTTTCATCGCGCTGACCACGACCCTCAACGTCCTGGGCATCAAGATCGCGGAGAAGGCCAACTTCGTCCTGATGGCCTTCCAGCTGCTGGTGATCGGCTTCTTCGTCGTTTTTTCGGTCAAACAGGTGCTGCACGTCGGCGGCTCGCTGGCCAGCACGCAGCCGTTCTTCCACCCCGGCAGCACGCTAGGCACGATCTCAGGAGGCGCCGCGCTCGCGACGTACTCCTTCCTCGGGTTCGACGCCGTGACGACGTTGACCGAGGAGACCACCGAACCGCGCAAGACGATTCCGCGCGCGATCCTGCTGACCGCGCTGATCGGCGGGGGCATCTTCATCGTGCTGGCCTACTTCACCCAGCTCGCGCACCCGGGCAGCGCGTTCGCCGACGAGTCGTCCGCCGCGTTCGAAATCGCGACGACGATCGGGGGCAACCTGTTCGCGTCGTTCTTCCTCGCCGGGCTCGTCGTGGCCCAGTTCGCGTCCGGGATCGCCGCGCAGGCGAGCGCGTCGCGGCTGATGTTCGCGATGGGGCGGGACGGCGTGCTGCCGCGGGTCTTCGGCAAGCTGCAACCGCGGTTCGCGACGCCGGTGTTCGGGATCGTGCTCACCGGGCTGGTGGGGCTGGTCGCGCTGTCGCTGGACGTCAGCACGTCGACGTCGTTCATCAACTTCGGCGCGTTCACCGCGTTCACGTTCGTCAACGTCAGCGTGCTGGCGACGTGGCTGCGGGATCGCGCCGGGAAACGCGTGCTGACCTGGGTGGTCTTCCCGGTGATCGGCGCCGTGGTCGATTTGTGGCTACTGGTCAACCTCGACGGCATCGCGCTGGTCTTCGGGCTGGTGTGGCTGGCGATCGGCATCGTCGTCCTGGCCGCGATCACCCGCGGCTTCCGGCGGCCGCCGCCGGAGATGACGTTCGAGGAGTGA
- a CDS encoding NADAR family protein produces MVKVDGIRSVEALREKVHEGAEPEYLLFYGHAPSTSGRLTASCLSQWWLDPFEDNGVSYPTAEHYMMAAKADLFGDHEKAELIRSAPDPKTAKVLGREVAGFDAAVWERHRFDIAVDGNLAKFRQHRDLRRFLLGTGDAVIVEASKKDLIWGSGLAREEKNATKPDYWRGLNLLGFALMEVREQLRARI; encoded by the coding sequence ATGGTGAAGGTCGACGGGATCCGCAGTGTCGAGGCGTTGCGCGAAAAGGTCCACGAGGGTGCGGAGCCCGAATACCTGCTGTTCTACGGGCACGCGCCCTCGACGTCCGGGCGGTTGACGGCGAGCTGCCTGAGCCAGTGGTGGCTCGACCCGTTCGAGGACAACGGCGTCAGCTACCCGACGGCCGAGCACTACATGATGGCCGCCAAGGCCGACCTGTTCGGCGACCACGAGAAGGCGGAGCTGATCCGGTCGGCGCCCGACCCGAAGACGGCGAAGGTGCTCGGCCGAGAGGTCGCCGGCTTCGACGCCGCCGTCTGGGAGCGCCACCGCTTCGACATCGCCGTCGACGGCAACCTGGCCAAATTCCGGCAACACCGCGACCTGCGGCGCTTCCTGCTCGGCACCGGCGACGCGGTCATCGTCGAGGCGTCGAAGAAGGACCTCATCTGGGGCTCGGGCCTCGCCCGCGAGGAGAAGAACGCGACCAAGCCGGACTACTGGCGCGGGCTGAACCTGCTCGGCTTCGCGCTGATGGAGGTCCGCGAGCAGCTGCGCGCCCGTATCTGA
- a CDS encoding VOC family protein, protein MSRPVVHFEIIGTDPASLRGYYGELFGWEFDSSAPVSAQVSEPGYGFVESGTIPGGIGGGTGYESHVVFYVGVPDVAAALAEAERLGGTRRLGPDRAPGRDLVVAQFTDPQGNLVGLVGPA, encoded by the coding sequence ATGAGCCGACCTGTCGTGCACTTCGAGATCATCGGAACCGACCCGGCGAGCCTGCGCGGGTACTACGGCGAGCTGTTCGGCTGGGAATTCGACTCGTCGGCGCCGGTGTCGGCCCAGGTGTCGGAACCCGGCTACGGCTTCGTCGAGTCCGGCACCATCCCGGGCGGCATCGGCGGCGGTACGGGGTATGAGAGCCACGTGGTGTTCTACGTGGGCGTCCCGGACGTCGCGGCGGCGCTGGCGGAGGCCGAGCGCCTCGGCGGCACCCGCCGGCTGGGCCCGGATCGCGCGCCGGGCCGCGATCTGGTGGTCGCCCAGTTCACCGATCCGCAGGGCAACCTGGTGGGCCTGGTCGGTCCGGCTTGA
- a CDS encoding C40 family peptidase — MSDEPEIVPEETPEPRRRKAAVVVAAVVVVAAALVVGVQFAPKQEETTNAAATGTPTSSPSPSVVKTTTPPQTSTPPKVPEASEFDAWASKTSQWLDIPLRAMVGYAKATTKIGKDVPGCHLSWVTLAAVGKVTTDHGRAQGGQFGTTGVLDKPLGTIEVRDFYNKVVSAANAAGPLQLAPSIWSKYQASYAGGKPDVQNIDDAALTTGRALCADGHDLSQGQVWWDSVSTLQAAPLFLHRTLATVNVYGTVGQGSAAPNAAVLSAVNFAIDKIGLPYIWGGNGTGGNDPGFDCSGLTTAAYASAGVKLMRTADTQFRSVPHVTDPQLGDLIFYGEPATKIHHVGLYIGNQQMIDAPQTGQAVQVHSYRRDGDDFAGAGRPTA, encoded by the coding sequence GTGAGCGACGAGCCCGAGATCGTGCCGGAAGAGACGCCCGAGCCGCGCCGGCGGAAGGCCGCGGTCGTGGTGGCCGCTGTGGTCGTCGTCGCCGCCGCGCTGGTGGTCGGCGTGCAGTTCGCGCCGAAGCAGGAGGAGACGACGAACGCGGCCGCGACCGGCACGCCGACGTCGTCGCCCTCGCCGTCTGTCGTAAAAACGACCACGCCGCCGCAGACGTCGACGCCGCCGAAGGTGCCCGAAGCGAGCGAGTTCGACGCCTGGGCGTCCAAGACCAGCCAGTGGCTCGACATCCCGCTGCGCGCGATGGTCGGCTACGCGAAGGCGACGACGAAAATCGGCAAGGACGTCCCCGGGTGCCACCTTTCCTGGGTGACGCTGGCCGCGGTCGGAAAAGTGACCACGGACCACGGGCGGGCTCAGGGTGGCCAGTTCGGCACCACGGGCGTGCTGGACAAGCCGCTCGGCACGATCGAGGTGCGCGACTTCTACAACAAGGTCGTCTCGGCCGCGAACGCCGCCGGGCCGCTGCAGCTGGCGCCGTCGATCTGGAGCAAGTACCAGGCGAGCTACGCCGGCGGGAAGCCCGATGTCCAGAACATCGACGACGCCGCGCTGACCACCGGCCGCGCGCTCTGCGCCGACGGCCACGACCTGTCCCAGGGCCAGGTCTGGTGGGACTCGGTCAGCACGCTGCAGGCCGCGCCGCTGTTCCTGCACCGGACGCTCGCCACGGTCAACGTCTACGGCACGGTCGGCCAGGGCTCGGCGGCGCCGAACGCGGCGGTGCTGAGCGCGGTGAACTTCGCCATCGACAAGATCGGCCTCCCCTACATCTGGGGCGGCAACGGCACCGGCGGCAACGACCCGGGCTTCGACTGCTCGGGCCTGACGACGGCGGCGTACGCGAGCGCCGGCGTCAAGCTCATGCGCACGGCCGACACGCAGTTCCGGAGCGTGCCGCACGTGACCGACCCGCAGCTGGGCGACCTGATCTTCTACGGCGAACCGGCGACGAAGATCCACCACGTCGGGCTGTACATCGGCAACCAGCAGATGATCGACGCGCCGCAGACGGGCCAGGCGGTCCAGGTCCACTCCTACCGCCGGGACGGCGACGACTTCGCGGGAGCCGGCCGGCCGACCGCGTGA
- a CDS encoding MBL fold metallo-hydrolase, with amino-acid sequence MTIWICGTCGVEHPDTEEPPPGDCAICADDRQWVPASGQVWTTLAELDGRPIVHEEPEPGLHRFNREPPSGIGQWTHLVRTPHGNLLWDPPNHLDPALATVLEELGGAAVIVASHPHMYGSQVGWSHRLGRVPVLVHAADRAWVRREDPVIRDWSGTEEVLPGVTLVEAGGHFPGAAVAHVDTGTGGFLLTGDTILPVPAAGWVTFMRSYPNRIPLSAGLVRRIVDRLEPYEFDRLYSLLGATVLGDAKNAVRRSAERYTAWVSGANDHLG; translated from the coding sequence ATGACGATCTGGATCTGCGGCACCTGCGGCGTCGAACACCCCGACACCGAAGAGCCGCCGCCCGGCGACTGCGCGATCTGCGCCGACGACCGGCAGTGGGTGCCCGCCTCGGGACAGGTGTGGACGACGCTCGCCGAGCTCGACGGCCGGCCGATCGTGCACGAAGAACCCGAGCCCGGCCTGCACCGGTTCAACCGCGAGCCGCCGTCCGGCATCGGCCAGTGGACGCACCTCGTCCGGACCCCGCACGGCAACCTGCTGTGGGACCCGCCGAACCACCTCGACCCCGCGCTGGCCACGGTGCTCGAAGAGCTGGGCGGGGCCGCCGTGATCGTCGCGAGCCACCCGCACATGTACGGCTCGCAGGTCGGCTGGAGCCACCGGCTGGGCCGCGTCCCCGTGCTGGTCCACGCCGCCGACCGGGCGTGGGTGCGGCGGGAGGACCCCGTCATCCGGGACTGGTCCGGCACCGAAGAGGTACTGCCCGGGGTGACCCTCGTCGAAGCGGGCGGGCACTTCCCCGGCGCGGCGGTCGCGCACGTCGATACCGGCACCGGCGGCTTCCTGCTGACCGGCGACACCATCCTCCCGGTCCCCGCCGCCGGGTGGGTGACGTTCATGCGCAGCTACCCCAACCGGATCCCGCTCTCCGCGGGCTTGGTGCGGCGCATCGTGGACCGCCTCGAGCCCTACGAGTTCGACCGCCTCTACAGCCTCCTCGGCGCCACGGTCCTCGGCGACGCCAAGAACGCCGTGCGACGGTCCGCCGAGCGGTACACCGCCTGGGTCAGCGGAGCGAACGACCACCTCGGCTGA
- a CDS encoding acyltransferase, which translates to MTSMWGAPALSRVRAWRRARQDPRQAKFLTADSLRWVLRNRAYTPWYLVRYYRLLKFRLANPHIILRGMLFLGKNVEIHCRPGYGRLEIGRWVHIGDGNAIRCHEGSLRIGDKSVFGRQNVINCYLDIELGAATLVADWVYICDFDHVIADIHVPIKDQGIVKSPVRIGPDTWLGTKVSVLKGTRIGRGSVLGAHAVVRGDIPDYSIAVGAPARVVRNREEDYAADAARREAVADMARKANKALQKTLEQ; encoded by the coding sequence ATGACGTCGATGTGGGGTGCGCCCGCGCTGTCGCGGGTGCGGGCCTGGCGCCGCGCCCGGCAGGACCCGCGGCAGGCGAAGTTCCTGACCGCCGACTCGCTGCGCTGGGTGCTGCGCAACCGCGCGTACACGCCCTGGTACCTCGTCCGGTACTACCGGCTGCTCAAGTTCCGGCTCGCCAACCCGCACATCATCCTGCGCGGGATGCTCTTCCTCGGGAAGAACGTCGAGATCCACTGCCGCCCCGGCTACGGGCGCCTGGAGATCGGCCGCTGGGTCCACATCGGCGACGGCAACGCCATCCGCTGCCACGAGGGTTCGCTGCGGATCGGCGACAAGTCCGTGTTCGGCCGCCAGAACGTGATCAACTGCTACCTCGACATCGAGCTCGGCGCGGCCACCCTGGTCGCCGACTGGGTGTACATCTGTGACTTCGACCACGTCATCGCGGACATCCACGTCCCGATCAAGGACCAGGGCATCGTGAAGTCGCCGGTCCGCATCGGCCCGGACACGTGGCTCGGCACCAAGGTCAGCGTCCTGAAGGGCACCCGCATCGGCCGCGGCAGCGTGCTGGGCGCGCACGCGGTCGTCCGTGGTGACATCCCGGACTACTCGATCGCGGTCGGCGCCCCGGCCCGCGTCGTGCGCAACCGCGAAGAGGACTACGCGGCCGACGCGGCTCGTCGCGAAGCCGTCGCCGACATGGCGCGGAAGGCCAACAAAGCGCTGCAGAAGACCCTCGAGCAGTAG
- a CDS encoding SigE family RNA polymerase sigma factor: MDDFTEYVTARAGWLRKVAYLLCGDWHRADDLVQSAITRLYANWPRASRADNLDGYARRTLVNTFLAEQRTSWWKRVDLRGTEHERPAPGSDVEAALDLRAALDRLPARQRATVVLRYFGDLPVAETARALGCSEGTVKSQTSKAVETLRELLGEPIREGRA, encoded by the coding sequence GTGGACGACTTCACCGAGTACGTGACCGCCCGCGCGGGCTGGCTGCGCAAGGTCGCGTACTTGCTCTGCGGCGACTGGCACCGGGCCGACGACCTGGTGCAGTCGGCGATCACCAGGCTCTACGCGAACTGGCCACGGGCTTCGCGGGCGGACAACCTGGACGGCTACGCGCGCCGGACGCTGGTCAACACGTTCCTCGCCGAACAGCGGACGTCGTGGTGGAAGCGGGTGGACCTGCGCGGCACCGAGCACGAGCGGCCCGCGCCCGGATCGGACGTCGAAGCGGCGCTCGACCTGCGGGCCGCGCTGGACCGGCTGCCCGCCCGGCAACGCGCGACCGTCGTCCTCCGCTACTTCGGCGACCTGCCGGTCGCGGAGACCGCGCGGGCGCTCGGCTGTTCCGAAGGCACCGTCAAGAGCCAGACCTCGAAGGCCGTGGAGACGCTCCGCGAGCTGCTGGGCGAACCGATCCGGGAGGGACGAGCATGA